The following proteins are encoded in a genomic region of Micrococcaceae bacterium Sec5.8:
- a CDS encoding LD-carboxypeptidase, whose amino-acid sequence MTAPPANSPAPAGAPAAVTVLSPLRPGDRVGLVASSGPPQPAMLERSITLLESWGLVPVPGRNLRATHPRAAYLAGEDAQRAADLQEAWCDPALAAVFVIRGGYGSVRLLDLLDVDKLRAAVPKPLFGSSDVTGIHEFWAEQLDMPTWFTPMLATGALLDDPAAAASLQQAVLEPFAGRRYTADAARTLVPGTARGLLTGGNLSLLAMTLGARGRRPVNNTGRIGLLEDVTEPPYKIDGMLHSLLRAGWFEGLAGLALGSWQDCGDLAEVEDLCVELLAPLGIPLVWELGFGHGPAAHSIPLGVPATLHAPDAARPSLALD is encoded by the coding sequence ATGACGGCACCGCCGGCCAACTCCCCCGCCCCGGCAGGTGCCCCCGCAGCAGTCACAGTCCTGTCGCCGCTCCGGCCGGGCGACCGGGTGGGGCTCGTGGCGAGCTCGGGGCCGCCGCAGCCGGCCATGCTGGAACGGTCCATTACACTGCTGGAATCCTGGGGCCTGGTCCCGGTGCCCGGGCGCAACCTCCGGGCCACCCACCCCCGCGCGGCGTACCTCGCCGGCGAGGACGCCCAGCGCGCCGCTGATCTGCAGGAGGCGTGGTGTGATCCGGCGCTGGCTGCCGTGTTTGTGATCCGCGGCGGTTACGGTTCCGTGCGCCTTCTGGACCTGCTTGACGTCGACAAGCTCCGCGCCGCCGTCCCGAAGCCGCTGTTCGGGTCCTCGGACGTTACCGGGATCCACGAATTCTGGGCCGAACAGCTGGACATGCCCACGTGGTTCACGCCGATGCTCGCCACCGGCGCCTTGCTCGATGACCCCGCCGCGGCCGCCAGCCTGCAGCAGGCCGTGCTGGAGCCGTTCGCCGGCCGCCGCTACACGGCGGACGCAGCCCGGACCCTCGTCCCGGGTACGGCCCGCGGACTCCTGACCGGCGGGAACCTGAGCCTGCTCGCGATGACCCTCGGCGCCCGCGGCAGACGGCCGGTGAACAACACCGGCCGGATCGGCCTGCTCGAAGACGTCACGGAACCCCCCTACAAAATCGACGGGATGCTTCATTCACTCTTGCGGGCCGGCTGGTTCGAGGGACTGGCCGGGCTCGCCCTGGGCTCCTGGCAGGACTGCGGCGACCTCGCCGAGGTCGAGGACCTCTGCGTGGAACTGCTCGCACCGCTGGGGATTCCGCTCGTCTGGGAACTCGGCTTCGGCCACGGCCCGGCAGCACACAGCATTCCGCTCGGGGTCCCGGCCACCCTGCACGCACCCGACGCCGCCCGCCCCAGCCTGGCGCTGGACTGA
- a CDS encoding ABC transporter ATP-binding protein, which yields MPRLEFKDLRVTYASQGEDGPRTLTAVDGVNLVVEPGSTLGLAGESGCGKSTLAMSVLRLLPANAKVEGSILLGEENVPDLSWGRLRTVRWTEASIVFQGAMHSLNPVRKVRDQITEALRIHAAALPYQDDAARDTRVAELLELVDLSPAKGASYPHELSGGQKQRVMIAMALACDPELIIADEPTTALDVIVQAQVLNVLTALVASRGLSLVMISHDLSVLAATCERIVVMQQGKIVEDGPSADVMRNPQHPHTRALAAAFPLIGDPASRLRLPGYTAPDAPAATPAEKAGTFTAPDPADVVLEARNLSVTFTGRGGNVKAVDAVNLRCGRGEIVALVGQSGSGKTTLARTMLALQRPTSGEVLFEGKALSHRRKALKDYRRSVQFVLQDPSAALNPKHSVYEAVAEGPRLHKLPGNEREIVAAALRKAELNPPERFLAAIPQELSGGQRQRVVIAGALALEPEFLVADEPVASLDASVRAEILALLLRLRCELGLGALVITHDLGLAWNIADRVVVMFEGRIVEEGAVEDVLLNPQHEYTRKLLSVVPTNNVVADDASVAIGSGS from the coding sequence ATGCCGCGTCTTGAATTCAAGGACCTCCGCGTCACCTACGCCTCCCAGGGCGAGGACGGCCCCCGCACCCTGACGGCTGTTGACGGCGTCAACCTCGTCGTCGAGCCCGGCTCCACGCTGGGACTTGCCGGGGAATCAGGCTGCGGGAAATCCACCCTGGCCATGTCGGTGCTCCGGCTGCTGCCCGCCAACGCCAAGGTCGAGGGCAGCATCCTGCTCGGCGAGGAAAACGTGCCGGACCTGAGCTGGGGCCGGCTGCGCACCGTCCGCTGGACCGAAGCCTCCATCGTCTTCCAGGGCGCCATGCATTCGCTTAACCCGGTCCGCAAGGTCCGGGACCAGATCACCGAAGCACTCCGCATCCACGCCGCGGCGCTGCCCTACCAGGACGACGCCGCACGGGACACCCGGGTTGCCGAACTGCTGGAACTCGTGGACCTCTCGCCGGCCAAGGGCGCCTCCTACCCGCACGAACTCTCCGGCGGACAAAAGCAGCGGGTCATGATCGCCATGGCCCTGGCCTGCGACCCCGAACTCATCATCGCCGACGAACCCACCACCGCCCTGGACGTCATAGTCCAGGCCCAGGTCCTCAACGTCCTCACCGCCCTGGTGGCCTCCCGCGGGCTGTCCCTGGTCATGATCAGCCACGACCTCTCCGTGCTCGCCGCCACCTGCGAGCGGATCGTCGTCATGCAACAGGGCAAAATCGTAGAGGACGGACCCTCTGCGGACGTGATGCGCAACCCGCAGCACCCGCACACCCGGGCCCTCGCCGCCGCGTTCCCGCTGATCGGCGACCCGGCGTCCCGGCTCCGGCTCCCCGGCTACACGGCACCGGATGCCCCCGCCGCGACACCGGCGGAAAAGGCCGGCACGTTCACGGCGCCGGACCCGGCCGATGTGGTGCTCGAGGCCCGGAACCTGTCGGTGACGTTCACCGGCCGCGGCGGCAACGTCAAGGCCGTGGACGCGGTGAACCTGCGGTGTGGGCGCGGTGAGATCGTGGCGCTCGTGGGGCAGTCCGGCTCCGGTAAGACCACCCTGGCCCGCACCATGCTGGCCCTGCAGCGGCCGACGTCGGGCGAGGTACTGTTCGAGGGCAAGGCCCTCTCGCACCGCCGGAAGGCCCTGAAGGATTACCGGCGCAGCGTCCAGTTCGTGCTGCAGGACCCCTCCGCAGCACTGAACCCGAAGCACTCCGTTTACGAGGCGGTCGCCGAGGGCCCGCGGCTGCACAAGCTGCCGGGCAACGAACGGGAAATCGTCGCCGCGGCGCTGCGGAAAGCGGAACTGAACCCGCCGGAACGGTTCCTGGCCGCCATCCCCCAGGAACTGTCCGGCGGTCAGCGCCAGCGCGTCGTCATTGCCGGCGCCCTGGCGCTGGAACCGGAATTCCTGGTGGCCGATGAACCCGTGGCGAGCCTGGACGCCTCCGTGCGCGCCGAAATCCTGGCACTGCTCCTGCGGCTGCGCTGCGAACTGGGCCTGGGCGCCCTCGTCATCACGCATGACCTCGGCCTGGCCTGGAATATCGCCGACCGGGTGGTGGTGATGTTCGAGGGCCGGATCGTCGAGGAAGGCGCGGTGGAGGACGTGCTGCTGAACCCGCAACACGAGTACACCCGGAAGCTGCTCAGCGTGGTACCCACCAACAACGTCGTGGCGGACGACGCCAGCGTCGCGATCGGCTCCGGCTCATGA
- a CDS encoding ABC transporter permease translates to MSTLTNDRRSVAAARRAQRLREVWAEFAANRAGLIGLVLLCIVILLALLAPLLAPEETLNVTRITSAQNEPPTWANPLGTDPAGRSVLAMLVWGARISLLVGFAATTVSMLIGTVVGMAAGHFTGVTQGVLMRVIDFFLVVPSLVLAIVLSSVIGPGVATIVIAIGITSWAGTARLVRSQTLSVESRAYIERSWALGASDAHIIGKHVLPAVLPLVLANTTLTVGSAIIAESTLSFLGMGDPGQISWGSMLKAALDTGAATGGYWWFVLTPGIAIVLVVLCFTLVGRAFESVINPTLRGR, encoded by the coding sequence ATGAGCACGCTCACGAACGACCGGCGCAGTGTGGCCGCCGCCCGCCGGGCCCAGCGCCTCCGCGAGGTGTGGGCGGAATTCGCCGCCAACCGCGCCGGCCTGATCGGCCTGGTCCTGCTCTGCATCGTCATCCTGCTGGCCCTCCTGGCCCCGCTGCTGGCGCCGGAGGAAACCCTTAACGTCACCCGGATCACCTCGGCGCAGAACGAGCCCCCCACGTGGGCAAACCCGCTGGGCACCGACCCTGCCGGCCGGTCCGTCCTGGCGATGCTGGTCTGGGGCGCCAGGATCTCGCTGCTGGTCGGCTTCGCAGCGACAACCGTGTCCATGCTGATCGGCACCGTGGTGGGCATGGCCGCCGGGCATTTCACCGGCGTTACCCAGGGCGTCTTGATGCGCGTCATCGACTTCTTCCTGGTGGTCCCCAGCCTGGTGCTGGCGATTGTGCTGTCCTCGGTGATCGGACCCGGCGTCGCCACGATTGTGATCGCCATCGGCATCACCTCCTGGGCCGGCACCGCCCGCCTGGTCCGTTCCCAGACCCTCAGCGTGGAGTCCCGCGCTTACATTGAGCGCAGCTGGGCGCTGGGCGCCTCCGACGCCCACATCATCGGCAAACACGTGCTGCCTGCCGTGCTGCCGCTGGTCCTGGCCAACACCACCCTCACCGTCGGCTCGGCCATCATCGCCGAATCAACCCTGTCCTTCCTCGGCATGGGGGACCCCGGGCAGATCTCCTGGGGGTCCATGCTGAAGGCCGCCCTGGACACCGGCGCCGCCACCGGCGGCTACTGGTGGTTCGTGTTGACCCCCGGCATCGCGATCGTCCTCGTGGTGCTGTGCTTCACCCTGGTGGGCCGCGCCTTCGAGTCCGTCATCAACCCCACCCTGAGAGGCCGCTAA
- a CDS encoding ABC transporter permease yields MESTLNEPVLGGAVPAPAVPPGAAPAKDTDEPRRGGSWPRYIGAKAGGAAVSLVMVVLLGFFAFRILPGDPVRSLADGRQVTPEQMDILRRQYGLDQPLPAQFWRYLTDLFQGKLGDSYTYNRPVMELILDRIGPTLLLTGTAAALSVVLGLWLGQRAAWRRGSSFDKTQTGLALVFWSVPTFWLGLLMLLVFAGGLHWFPTGGMVTAGVQATGLGYAWDVARHMVLPVLTMVAVVYAQYLMVMRASLLEEMSSDYLVTARAKGLREDEVRRKHAVPNALLPTVTLIFLTLGGLVGGAVTVETVFSWPGLGYLTFQALSAPDFPLLQGTFVVFSSIVILMNFFADIVYRLLDPRLRAS; encoded by the coding sequence ATGGAATCAACGCTCAACGAACCCGTCCTGGGAGGGGCGGTGCCCGCTCCGGCCGTCCCTCCGGGCGCCGCCCCGGCGAAGGATACCGACGAGCCCCGGCGCGGCGGCTCCTGGCCGCGGTACATCGGCGCCAAAGCCGGCGGCGCGGCGGTGTCCCTGGTCATGGTGGTCCTTCTCGGCTTCTTCGCCTTCCGCATCCTGCCCGGCGACCCGGTCCGTTCCCTGGCCGACGGCCGGCAGGTCACGCCGGAGCAGATGGACATCCTGCGCCGGCAATACGGCCTGGACCAACCCCTCCCGGCGCAGTTCTGGCGCTACCTGACCGACCTGTTCCAGGGCAAACTGGGCGATTCCTACACCTACAACCGGCCGGTGATGGAGCTGATCCTGGACCGGATCGGCCCCACCCTGCTGCTGACCGGCACCGCCGCCGCGCTCTCCGTCGTCCTGGGCCTCTGGCTCGGGCAGCGGGCAGCGTGGCGGCGGGGCAGCAGCTTCGACAAGACCCAGACCGGCCTGGCCCTGGTCTTCTGGTCCGTCCCGACGTTCTGGCTGGGCCTGCTGATGCTGCTGGTCTTCGCCGGCGGGCTGCACTGGTTCCCCACCGGAGGCATGGTGACGGCCGGTGTCCAGGCCACCGGACTGGGCTACGCCTGGGACGTGGCCCGGCACATGGTCCTGCCGGTCCTGACCATGGTGGCCGTCGTCTACGCCCAGTACCTGATGGTGATGCGGGCTTCCCTGCTGGAGGAGATGAGCTCCGATTACCTCGTCACCGCCCGGGCCAAGGGCCTGCGTGAGGACGAGGTGCGGCGCAAACACGCCGTCCCCAACGCCCTGCTGCCCACCGTGACACTGATCTTCCTGACCCTCGGCGGGCTGGTGGGCGGGGCTGTGACTGTAGAGACGGTCTTTTCCTGGCCGGGGCTGGGCTATCTGACGTTCCAGGCCCTGTCCGCCCCGGATTTCCCGCTGCTGCAGGGAACCTTCGTTGTCTTCTCCTCGATTGTGATCCTCATGAATTTCTTCGCCGACATCGTCTACCGCCTCCTCGACCCCCGGCTGCGTGCCTCATGA
- a CDS encoding ABC transporter substrate-binding protein, which yields MTPTRTATVPAPPTGSPAPLGRTLGTTRAGVRLPALLAAAVVALAPAVMSVPAATASGAPAGSTLKLALTGDIDSLNPFKAILASSTGILALQYQSLVAYGPKNNEDVPSMADTWETSTDGKVWTFHLPSDRKWSDGKPITAQDGAWTFKAIQTNDQLKQANGSLLSSVESVEAKDAETLVITLKAPQAPNPGTQLPIMPEHVWSKVGDPATFTNDKDSVGSGPFTVTSYDKAAGVTMKSNPYYWQGKAKIDGITYAPYKNSDAAVQALKTGEVDLISGLTPAQFKALQNQPGITTNAGTGRRYQAVGINPGTQTPDNTPIGDGSPALHDVELRRAIVMAIDNKTLLDKVLQGLGQEATGEVPLAYPQYNWDTTDLPLKYNPQGANELLDKAGYTKGADGIRLDKAGNPLKLRLMGRNTDPTHQQMADYIKPWLKEVGIDVTTVMKSSAQVNDDSVVGNYDLYFTGWGMGPDPDFQLSINTCASRPNADGTGATSENNYCSPEFDALFKQQHEELDQAKRSALVKQGQEMIYNAAVNNVMYYANTLEAYRSDKFQPFVTQPEVGGVITGQNGPWGYYSATPVGMAAGSGTDQASAGFDPAAVIVPAVVVLALAAGGFVLYRRRSATAGDRE from the coding sequence ATGACACCGACACGGACCGCGACAGTACCGGCACCACCGACGGGAAGCCCAGCGCCGCTGGGGAGAACCCTGGGCACAACCCGCGCCGGGGTGCGTCTTCCGGCGCTCCTGGCCGCCGCCGTCGTCGCCCTCGCCCCGGCCGTCATGTCGGTTCCGGCGGCCACCGCGTCAGGCGCTCCGGCGGGCAGCACCCTCAAGCTGGCGCTGACCGGCGACATTGACTCGCTCAACCCTTTCAAGGCAATCCTTGCCAGCAGCACCGGTATCCTCGCCCTGCAGTACCAGTCGCTCGTGGCCTACGGCCCGAAGAACAACGAGGACGTCCCCAGCATGGCGGACACGTGGGAGACCTCCACGGACGGCAAGGTCTGGACGTTCCACCTGCCCTCGGACCGCAAATGGTCCGACGGCAAACCGATTACCGCCCAGGACGGCGCCTGGACCTTCAAGGCCATCCAGACGAACGATCAGCTCAAACAGGCCAACGGCTCGCTCCTGTCCTCCGTTGAATCGGTGGAGGCCAAGGACGCAGAAACGCTCGTCATTACGCTCAAGGCGCCGCAGGCACCCAACCCGGGAACCCAGCTGCCGATCATGCCCGAGCACGTCTGGTCCAAGGTCGGAGACCCGGCGACATTCACCAACGACAAGGATTCGGTGGGCTCGGGCCCGTTCACAGTCACCAGCTATGACAAGGCAGCCGGCGTGACCATGAAGTCCAACCCCTACTACTGGCAGGGCAAGGCCAAGATCGACGGCATTACTTACGCGCCCTACAAGAACAGCGACGCCGCGGTCCAGGCCCTCAAAACCGGTGAAGTGGACCTGATCAGCGGCCTGACCCCGGCCCAGTTCAAGGCCCTGCAAAACCAGCCCGGGATCACCACCAACGCCGGCACCGGCCGCCGCTACCAGGCGGTTGGCATTAACCCCGGCACACAGACCCCGGACAACACCCCCATCGGCGATGGCAGCCCGGCCCTGCACGACGTCGAACTGCGCCGCGCGATCGTGATGGCCATCGATAACAAGACCCTCCTGGACAAAGTCCTCCAGGGCCTCGGCCAGGAGGCCACGGGCGAGGTTCCGCTCGCCTACCCCCAGTACAACTGGGACACCACGGACCTGCCGCTGAAGTACAACCCGCAGGGCGCCAACGAGCTGCTGGACAAGGCCGGCTACACCAAGGGCGCCGACGGAATCCGCCTGGACAAGGCCGGAAACCCGCTCAAGCTGCGCCTGATGGGCCGCAACACCGATCCCACGCACCAGCAGATGGCCGATTACATCAAGCCGTGGTTGAAGGAAGTCGGCATCGATGTCACCACAGTCATGAAGTCCTCCGCCCAGGTCAATGACGACTCCGTGGTGGGTAACTACGACCTCTACTTCACCGGCTGGGGCATGGGCCCGGACCCGGACTTCCAGCTCTCCATCAACACGTGCGCATCCCGCCCGAACGCTGACGGTACCGGCGCGACGTCGGAGAACAACTACTGCTCCCCCGAGTTCGACGCCCTCTTCAAACAGCAGCACGAGGAACTTGACCAGGCCAAGCGCAGCGCCCTGGTCAAGCAGGGGCAGGAAATGATCTACAACGCCGCCGTCAACAACGTCATGTACTACGCGAACACGCTTGAGGCCTACCGCTCGGATAAGTTCCAGCCGTTCGTCACGCAGCCGGAAGTGGGCGGGGTGATCACCGGGCAGAACGGTCCGTGGGGTTACTACAGCGCCACGCCGGTGGGCATGGCCGCCGGTTCCGGAACTGACCAGGCCTCGGCCGGTTTCGACCCGGCCGCGGTGATCGTGCCCGCCGTCGTGGTCCTGGCCCTGGCAGCCGGCGGATTTGTGCTCTACCGCCGCCGCAGCGCCACCGCAGGAGACCGCGAGTAA
- a CDS encoding M20/M25/M40 family metallo-hydrolase has protein sequence MTIHPSSTAAAPHLPTVFVPPIDAAELCARLIRFDTTNHGEGKSAGERECAEFIAALLESAGYRPVLLAPSPERASVVVRIEGTDRSLPGLLVHAHLDVVPAEPEQWSRDPFSGEIDDGYIYGRGASDMKDMVAMTLATLLNWSAAGIRPLRDIVVAFVADEEDKGDYGALWLAADHPELFAGVGAAIGESGGHATVLTAVDGASVRLYPVAVAERGTLHIRVRAEGNSGHGSRPVPANAVKTLISALDRVGNYRWPLTLTPAVRTYIEQTSAALGHNADLATEAGVGVAIDAMGAAGTVAGVTIRCSATPTVLRAGYKVNVIPGVAEADIDIRCLPGTEESTMDTIDALLGPGITREFLSHQPPTQSDAGSHWFDSMRRALLRHDPAAVVVPYCMGGGTDAKAFAPLGISCFGFAPLGADPDGRTVDGVHGVDERVPAASVRSGQLILQDFLENV, from the coding sequence GTGACCATCCATCCGTCAAGCACTGCTGCGGCGCCCCATCTGCCGACAGTGTTCGTTCCTCCCATCGATGCCGCTGAACTGTGCGCCCGGCTGATCCGGTTCGATACGACCAACCACGGAGAAGGCAAAAGCGCCGGGGAACGCGAGTGTGCCGAATTTATCGCCGCCCTGCTGGAATCCGCAGGCTACCGGCCCGTGCTGCTGGCACCCTCGCCGGAACGCGCCTCGGTGGTGGTGCGGATCGAGGGCACAGACAGGTCCCTGCCGGGCCTGCTGGTCCACGCCCACCTCGACGTCGTACCGGCCGAACCGGAGCAGTGGAGCCGGGACCCGTTCTCCGGTGAGATCGATGATGGCTACATTTACGGCCGGGGCGCCTCCGACATGAAGGACATGGTGGCCATGACCCTCGCGACCCTGCTCAACTGGTCGGCAGCGGGAATCCGGCCCTTACGGGACATCGTGGTGGCTTTTGTCGCAGACGAGGAGGACAAAGGCGACTACGGGGCGCTCTGGCTCGCAGCCGACCATCCCGAACTTTTCGCCGGCGTCGGGGCCGCCATCGGCGAATCCGGCGGCCACGCGACCGTCCTCACCGCCGTCGATGGCGCCTCCGTCCGGCTGTACCCCGTGGCGGTCGCGGAACGCGGGACCCTGCACATCCGGGTCCGCGCCGAGGGGAACTCCGGCCACGGCTCCCGCCCGGTGCCTGCGAATGCCGTCAAGACCCTGATCTCCGCGCTCGACCGGGTAGGTAACTACCGCTGGCCGCTGACCCTGACGCCTGCCGTGCGCACCTACATTGAGCAGACCTCAGCGGCGCTGGGGCACAACGCGGACCTGGCCACCGAGGCCGGCGTCGGAGTCGCCATTGACGCCATGGGTGCGGCAGGCACCGTGGCCGGGGTGACCATCCGCTGCTCGGCCACTCCCACGGTGCTCCGTGCCGGGTACAAGGTCAACGTCATCCCTGGCGTCGCCGAAGCCGACATCGACATCCGCTGCCTGCCGGGGACGGAGGAATCCACCATGGACACCATCGATGCGCTGCTGGGGCCGGGGATCACGCGGGAATTCCTCTCCCACCAGCCGCCCACCCAGTCGGACGCGGGGTCGCACTGGTTCGATTCGATGCGGCGGGCCCTGCTGCGGCACGACCCTGCGGCCGTCGTGGTGCCGTACTGCATGGGCGGCGGGACCGACGCGAAGGCTTTCGCCCCGCTGGGCATTTCCTGCTTCGGCTTCGCACCGCTGGGCGCCGACCCCGACGGCCGGACCGTGGACGGCGTGCACGGGGTGGACGAACGCGTTCCGGCAGCGAGTGTCCGCAGCGGGCAGCTGATCCTGCAGGACTTCCTGGAAAACGTGTGA
- a CDS encoding serine hydrolase domain-containing protein yields MSDRWAALLEPLAADRVRGRTAPALAVGVFTAGNLRAAALRGSIDETGRPPQADTAFRIASCTKSFTAAAVLILRDRGLLDLDSEVSVHLPYLRLIGPEKDMPGGPLTVRMLLTMSGGLPTDDPWADRQEAMSGAGLEDLLKAGVRLVRAPGTGYEYSNLGYAMLGAVIAAAAGRGYTDVVRQELLEPLGLVSTGFDAGVRAGGGVARGYRRRREQWQPQPFSAPGAFSAIGGLFSTLTDLGRWADWLADGFADGTEPPGQPLSRASRREMQRLHRPAGPERLVTGGTGGTAGAGGYGFGLRVLQDPVRGLVVGHAGGYPGFSSHMTWHPASGTAVVGFENASYAKVGVLVREVLAAALENAGEAPPGGILPGEARPAGHPPADPATPASGEPAGTGATPWPETLEARAVVERLVHAWDDGLARSVFASNVELDEAIEDRRERLQLVLAAVGPLRHGAPEPGFSETAARLEWVMPGDRGGLHCELSMTPEAVPKVQSLTFAAVASTPADD; encoded by the coding sequence GTGAGTGACCGGTGGGCAGCGCTGCTTGAGCCTCTGGCTGCGGACCGGGTGCGTGGCCGCACGGCGCCGGCGCTCGCCGTCGGCGTCTTCACCGCAGGAAACCTGCGCGCCGCCGCGTTGCGCGGCAGCATCGATGAGACCGGCCGTCCGCCGCAGGCTGATACCGCCTTCCGTATCGCGTCCTGCACTAAATCCTTCACCGCTGCCGCCGTCCTGATCCTGCGTGACCGCGGCCTCCTGGACCTCGACAGCGAGGTCTCGGTGCATCTGCCTTATCTCCGCCTGATCGGCCCGGAGAAGGACATGCCCGGTGGTCCGCTGACCGTGCGGATGCTTCTGACCATGTCCGGCGGGCTGCCCACCGACGACCCCTGGGCCGACCGGCAGGAAGCCATGTCCGGCGCCGGCCTCGAGGACCTGCTGAAAGCCGGGGTGCGCCTGGTCCGGGCGCCTGGAACAGGCTACGAATACTCGAACCTGGGCTATGCCATGCTTGGAGCCGTCATCGCGGCGGCCGCAGGACGCGGCTACACCGACGTGGTCCGGCAGGAACTGCTGGAGCCGCTGGGGCTGGTGAGCACCGGTTTCGACGCCGGCGTCCGCGCGGGCGGGGGAGTGGCCCGGGGCTATCGCCGGCGCCGCGAGCAGTGGCAACCGCAACCCTTCAGCGCACCCGGTGCCTTCTCGGCCATCGGCGGGCTCTTCAGCACCCTCACCGACCTGGGCCGCTGGGCGGACTGGCTTGCCGACGGCTTTGCCGACGGGACGGAACCCCCCGGGCAGCCACTGAGCAGGGCAAGCCGCCGGGAAATGCAACGGCTGCACCGGCCTGCCGGACCGGAGCGCCTCGTCACTGGTGGCACCGGCGGGACGGCCGGCGCCGGCGGTTACGGCTTTGGCCTCCGGGTCCTGCAGGACCCGGTCCGGGGACTGGTGGTCGGCCACGCGGGCGGGTATCCGGGGTTCAGCTCACACATGACGTGGCACCCTGCGAGCGGCACCGCCGTCGTCGGCTTCGAAAACGCCAGCTACGCGAAGGTGGGTGTCCTGGTCCGCGAAGTGCTCGCCGCGGCACTTGAGAATGCCGGCGAAGCCCCTCCCGGGGGCATCCTGCCCGGCGAAGCCCGTCCCGCCGGACACCCTCCTGCCGATCCTGCGACGCCGGCGTCGGGGGAGCCGGCAGGGACCGGCGCAACCCCGTGGCCTGAAACGCTCGAGGCGCGCGCCGTCGTCGAACGGCTCGTCCACGCGTGGGATGACGGACTGGCGCGCTCGGTGTTTGCCAGCAACGTGGAGCTGGATGAGGCGATCGAGGACCGGCGGGAGCGGCTGCAGCTGGTGCTGGCCGCGGTGGGGCCGCTGCGGCATGGCGCCCCGGAACCCGGCTTCAGCGAGACAGCGGCGCGGCTCGAATGGGTGATGCCCGGCGACCGCGGCGGCCTCCACTGCGAGTTGTCGATGACGCCCGAGGCGGTGCCCAAGGTGCAGAGCCTGACCTTCGCGGCGGTCGCGTCCACGCCGGCCGATGATTAG
- a CDS encoding MurR/RpiR family transcriptional regulator, which produces MSIQSTIHSLMPSLAPAARRVAEVIVTDPGVVLGLTISELATMCNTSEPSVVRFCRAIGFSGYVQLRLALATEIGREHSSGAVGKKFGEDIRPEDSLADAVAKVRYTETMGIQETLDGLDLDVLGTVAEKINAAPHTLIYGVGAGAIVADDLRYKLFRIRRQATSFRDQHDALMGASLMGPEDVAIAFSHSGRTRETLEFLRRANASGAATVAVSNAAASPIVQEADLSLFTVVRETAFRSGAMVSRIAQLSVVDCLFVSVARLSYGSTLEALEITREAVLGRPGPRP; this is translated from the coding sequence GTGAGTATCCAGTCCACCATTCATTCCCTGATGCCCTCGCTGGCGCCTGCAGCCCGGCGCGTTGCCGAGGTGATCGTCACCGATCCGGGCGTTGTGCTGGGCCTGACAATCTCTGAACTCGCCACGATGTGCAACACCTCCGAACCCTCCGTCGTGCGGTTCTGCCGCGCCATCGGCTTCAGCGGCTACGTCCAGCTCAGGCTGGCGCTGGCCACCGAAATCGGCCGCGAGCACAGCTCAGGGGCGGTGGGCAAGAAGTTCGGCGAAGACATCCGGCCGGAGGATTCCCTCGCCGATGCCGTCGCCAAAGTCCGCTACACCGAGACCATGGGCATTCAGGAGACCTTGGACGGCCTTGACCTCGACGTCCTCGGCACCGTGGCGGAGAAAATCAATGCCGCTCCGCACACACTCATCTACGGGGTGGGTGCCGGGGCCATCGTCGCGGACGATCTCCGGTACAAACTTTTCCGGATCCGGCGGCAGGCGACCTCGTTCCGGGACCAGCATGATGCCCTGATGGGGGCATCCCTCATGGGCCCCGAGGATGTGGCCATCGCCTTTTCGCACAGCGGCCGGACCCGGGAGACGCTGGAGTTCCTCCGCCGGGCGAACGCTTCCGGGGCGGCAACGGTGGCGGTCAGCAATGCGGCCGCGTCGCCGATCGTCCAGGAAGCAGACCTCAGCCTGTTCACCGTGGTGCGGGAGACCGCGTTCCGATCCGGCGCCATGGTGTCCCGGATAGCCCAGCTGTCCGTGGTGGACTGCCTCTTCGTCAGTGTCGCCCGGCTGAGTTACGGATCCACGCTGGAGGCGCTGGAGATCACCCGCGAGGCCGTCCTGGGGCGACCGGGGCCGAGGCCGTAA